One genomic segment of Acinetobacter oleivorans DR1 includes these proteins:
- the nuoM gene encoding NADH-quinone oxidoreductase subunit M: MENNLILPALILVPFIAGFICWLVDKLDKTLPRWIALIGMLITLGLGLALWQNGTYSYEMGSKIPTWSAEFYLPWIQSLGIGIHLAVDGLSLLMVLLTALLGVLAVGCSWGEIQKNVGFFHLNLLWSLGGVIGVFLAIDLFLFFFFWEMMLVPIYFLIALWGHKGSNGRSRVYAATKFFLYTQIAGLVMLIGILGLVVYGYMMTGMIGFDYNYLLAVANHLPPGLAYGFMICFFIGFAVKLPVFPLHGWLPDAHAQAPTAGSVDLAGILIKTAAYGLLRFVIPFFPTASAQFADIAIIFGLIGIFYGAWCAYQQTDMKRLLAYTSISHMGFILLAIYAGNILTFQGLMIMMLAHGLSSAALFIMSGQIYERLHTRDLRLMGGLRGQLQYLPFFLMFFVAALVGVPGLGNFIGEFLILMGSFNKYPVFTILASISLVFAGLYGLILIHRALFGEPNPEQKQHYTSPLKDLSAREVGILMICAIGLVWLGIYPQTFLDVSHSSMQWFVNSYVPVQEVVDTVQQTATQLDHVEIQ, encoded by the coding sequence ATGGAAAACAATTTAATTTTACCCGCGCTGATCCTTGTTCCGTTCATTGCTGGTTTTATTTGTTGGTTAGTCGATAAGCTCGACAAAACCTTGCCACGCTGGATTGCCTTAATTGGTATGCTCATTACTTTGGGCTTAGGTCTTGCACTTTGGCAAAATGGAACTTATAGCTATGAGATGGGTTCAAAAATCCCAACTTGGTCTGCTGAGTTCTATTTACCGTGGATTCAATCACTCGGTATCGGCATTCACTTAGCTGTGGATGGCTTATCTTTACTCATGGTGTTATTAACAGCGCTACTTGGTGTACTTGCTGTTGGTTGTTCATGGGGTGAAATTCAAAAGAACGTTGGTTTCTTCCACTTAAACCTTTTATGGAGTTTAGGTGGCGTTATCGGTGTATTCTTAGCGATTGACCTATTCTTGTTCTTCTTCTTCTGGGAGATGATGCTTGTACCAATCTACTTCCTGATTGCGTTATGGGGTCATAAAGGTTCAAACGGTCGTTCACGTGTTTACGCAGCTACTAAGTTCTTCCTTTACACGCAAATCGCTGGTTTAGTGATGTTAATCGGTATTCTTGGTCTTGTAGTTTATGGCTACATGATGACAGGCATGATCGGTTTCGATTACAACTATTTATTAGCTGTAGCTAACCACTTACCGCCTGGCTTAGCGTACGGTTTCATGATCTGTTTCTTCATCGGTTTTGCGGTGAAGTTACCAGTGTTCCCATTACACGGTTGGTTACCAGATGCGCATGCTCAAGCACCTACAGCAGGTTCTGTAGACTTAGCGGGTATCTTGATTAAAACAGCTGCGTATGGCTTGCTTCGTTTCGTTATTCCATTCTTCCCGACAGCTTCTGCTCAGTTTGCAGACATTGCGATTATTTTCGGTTTGATTGGTATTTTCTACGGCGCATGGTGTGCTTACCAGCAAACTGACATGAAACGTTTACTTGCGTATACGTCGATTTCACACATGGGCTTTATTTTACTTGCGATCTACGCAGGTAACATTTTGACCTTCCAAGGTCTAATGATCATGATGTTGGCACATGGTTTGTCATCAGCTGCATTGTTCATTATGTCTGGTCAAATCTACGAACGTTTACATACACGTGACTTGCGTTTAATGGGTGGTCTTCGTGGCCAGCTTCAGTACTTGCCATTTTTCTTGATGTTCTTCGTTGCTGCTCTTGTTGGTGTGCCAGGTTTAGGTAACTTTATTGGTGAATTCCTGATTTTGATGGGTTCATTTAATAAATATCCTGTATTCACGATTCTTGCTTCTATCAGCCTTGTATTTGCAGGCTTATACGGCTTGATTTTGATTCACCGCGCTTTGTTTGGTGAACCAAATCCTGAACAAAAGCAACACTACACTAGTCCACTAAAAGACTTATCTGCTCGTGAAGTTGGTATTTTGATGATTTGTGCGATTGGTCTCGTTTGGCTTGGTATCTACCCACAAACATTCTTGGATGTATCTCATTCAAGCATGCAGTGGTTCGTCAATAGTTATGTGCCAGTTCAAGAAGTCGTTGACACTGTTCAGCAAACAGCTACTCAACTTGACCATGTGGAGATCCAATAA
- the nuoG gene encoding NADH-quinone oxidoreductase subunit NuoG, producing the protein MATIHVDGKSYEVNGSENLLQACLSLGIDIPYFCWHPSLGSVGSCRQCAVTQYANPEDTRGRLVMSCMTPASDNTYISIEDKEATDFRASIVEFLMTNHPHDCPVCEEGGHCHLQDMTVMTGHDRRRYRFTKRTHYNQELGSFIAHEMNRCIACYRCVRYYKDYAGGTDFGVYANASRVYFGRPESGTLESEFSGNLTEVCPTGVFTDKTHSERYNRKWDMQYAPSVCQGCSSGCNISPGERYGEIRRVENRFNGSVNQYFLCDKGRFGTGYVNRADRPRQPQFRNGETVATVSVDQALDQTIAKLQGKKVLGIGSPRASLESNYALRELVGQANYSTGVAQKEQKLVELAASIMQTEGIYNPNMREIESYDAVLILGEDLTQTAPRMALSVRQAAKNKAREMAAKTRTPDWLAEPVQRIGQEAKSPIYILAATQTRLADVATGEVVASPNDIARLGFAVAAAVKGDVLIGLDDDAKAFAQTIADTLKTANKPLIIAGTSLQDASIMEAAAELTQNLGSKAGLSLVVPEVNSMGLALFGGLSLEQAFAQDYDTLVIVENDLFRRLPATQVKAALDKAETVIVLDHSETETVKQADIVLSAASFAEGDGTVVSQEGRAQRFYQVYDPSYYKPEYAIKESWRWLHAIETGIKGKAVDWTLLDDVIESIVKNVPVLEAIQDVAPDAGYRVHGLKIAREPRRYSGRTAMRAPLSVHEPKQPTDPDSALTFSMEGYVGPQKASSLVPFAWAPGWNSPQSWNKYQDEVGGHLKGGDSGVRLFDRLAKRPARSYVAPVAVVANPESFRLVPMHHIFGSGEFTIKTPAMETRIPEAMFAVGEQDATRLNLQEGQRITVKAGETSVSLPVQVIEYLPTGYIGYPVGLAPMVSLAEPVSVALGV; encoded by the coding sequence ATGGCTACAATTCATGTCGATGGAAAATCGTATGAAGTCAACGGCTCGGAAAACTTGCTACAAGCATGTTTGAGTCTGGGCATCGACATCCCATATTTTTGTTGGCATCCATCCTTAGGTTCGGTTGGTTCTTGCCGTCAATGTGCTGTTACGCAATATGCGAATCCAGAAGATACGCGTGGTCGTTTGGTCATGTCTTGCATGACACCAGCATCTGACAATACCTATATCTCAATTGAAGACAAAGAAGCAACGGATTTCCGTGCATCTATTGTTGAATTTTTGATGACGAATCACCCGCACGACTGTCCAGTCTGTGAAGAGGGTGGTCACTGTCATTTACAAGATATGACTGTAATGACGGGGCATGACCGTCGTCGTTATCGTTTCACAAAACGTACGCATTACAACCAAGAACTCGGCTCATTCATTGCGCATGAAATGAACCGCTGTATTGCTTGTTACCGTTGTGTTCGTTACTACAAAGATTATGCGGGCGGTACAGACTTTGGTGTGTATGCCAATGCATCTCGTGTTTACTTTGGTCGTCCAGAATCAGGTACTTTAGAATCTGAATTCTCGGGTAACTTGACTGAAGTATGTCCAACAGGTGTATTCACTGATAAGACTCATTCAGAGCGTTATAACCGTAAATGGGATATGCAGTATGCACCAAGCGTGTGTCAAGGCTGTTCTTCTGGTTGTAACATTTCTCCGGGTGAACGTTATGGTGAAATCCGTCGCGTAGAAAACCGTTTTAATGGTTCGGTTAACCAGTACTTCCTTTGTGATAAAGGTCGTTTTGGCACAGGTTATGTAAACCGTGCAGACCGTCCACGTCAGCCTCAGTTCCGTAATGGTGAAACTGTTGCAACTGTTTCTGTTGATCAAGCTTTAGATCAAACGATTGCAAAGCTTCAAGGCAAAAAAGTCTTGGGTATTGGTTCTCCACGCGCAAGCTTGGAATCGAACTACGCACTACGTGAGCTTGTAGGTCAGGCAAATTATTCAACTGGTGTTGCTCAAAAAGAACAAAAACTTGTTGAACTTGCTGCGTCTATCATGCAAACCGAGGGTATTTATAACCCGAACATGCGTGAAATCGAAAGCTACGATGCTGTTCTGATTTTAGGTGAAGACCTGACTCAAACTGCTCCACGTATGGCATTGTCTGTTCGCCAAGCTGCGAAAAACAAAGCTCGCGAAATGGCTGCGAAAACACGTACTCCAGATTGGTTGGCTGAACCTGTACAACGTATTGGTCAAGAAGCAAAATCTCCGATCTATATCTTGGCTGCAACTCAAACTCGTCTTGCCGACGTTGCAACTGGTGAAGTTGTTGCTTCTCCAAATGATATTGCACGTTTAGGCTTTGCCGTAGCAGCAGCAGTGAAAGGTGATGTATTAATTGGTCTGGATGACGATGCAAAAGCATTCGCTCAAACTATTGCTGACACTTTAAAAACAGCAAACAAACCATTAATCATTGCAGGCACAAGTTTGCAAGATGCTTCTATTATGGAAGCTGCGGCTGAGTTGACTCAGAACTTAGGTTCTAAAGCTGGTTTAAGTCTTGTGGTTCCTGAAGTGAACTCTATGGGCTTGGCATTGTTTGGTGGCTTAAGCCTGGAACAAGCATTTGCTCAAGACTACGACACACTTGTTATTGTTGAAAATGACTTGTTCCGTCGCTTACCTGCTACTCAAGTAAAAGCTGCACTAGATAAAGCTGAAACAGTAATCGTGCTTGATCACAGTGAAACTGAAACTGTGAAACAGGCTGATATCGTTCTTTCAGCAGCAAGCTTTGCAGAAGGTGACGGTACTGTTGTAAGCCAAGAAGGTCGTGCACAACGTTTCTATCAAGTTTACGATCCAAGTTACTACAAGCCTGAATATGCAATTAAAGAATCATGGCGTTGGTTACATGCCATTGAAACTGGCATTAAAGGTAAGGCTGTAGATTGGACATTGCTTGATGATGTGATTGAAAGCATCGTGAAAAATGTACCAGTACTTGAAGCAATTCAAGATGTGGCACCTGATGCAGGTTACCGTGTACATGGTTTGAAAATTGCGCGTGAACCACGTCGTTATTCAGGTCGTACAGCAATGCGTGCGCCGTTATCGGTTCATGAACCGAAACAGCCTACCGATCCAGATTCAGCATTAACATTCTCAATGGAAGGTTATGTTGGTCCACAAAAAGCATCATCATTAGTACCGTTTGCATGGGCTCCGGGCTGGAACTCTCCACAATCTTGGAACAAATACCAAGATGAAGTAGGTGGTCACTTAAAAGGCGGTGATTCAGGTGTTCGTTTATTCGATCGCTTGGCAAAACGCCCTGCGCGTAGCTATGTTGCTCCAGTGGCTGTAGTTGCAAACCCTGAAAGTTTCCGCTTAGTACCAATGCATCATATTTTTGGTTCTGGTGAATTCACTATTAAAACACCTGCAATGGAAACTCGTATTCCAGAAGCTATGTTTGCAGTGGGCGAACAAGATGCAACTCGTTTGAACCTTCAAGAAGGTCAACGCATTACTGTAAAAGCAGGCGAAACCAGTGTGAGCTTGCCTGTACAAGTAATTGAATATTTACCTACAGGTTATATTGGTTACCCAGTTGGTTTAGCACCAATGGTGTCACTAGCTGAGCCTGTTTCAGTGGCTTTAGGAGTGTAA
- the nuoI gene encoding NADH-quinone oxidoreductase subunit NuoI: MYKFLAGFGSIVRSLFMVFTHVTRKRDTILYPEVPAEQIVPPRFRGRIVLTRDPDGEERCVACNLCAVACPVGCISLQKAETEDGRWYPEFFRINFSRCIFCGMCEEACPTTAIQLTPDFELGEYVRQDLVYEKENLLISGPGKYPDYNFYRVTGMAINGKEKGQAQKESAPIDVRSLLP; encoded by the coding sequence ATGTATAAATTTCTAGCTGGATTCGGATCGATTGTACGTTCGTTGTTTATGGTATTTACCCATGTAACGCGTAAACGTGACACGATTTTATATCCAGAAGTACCGGCTGAACAGATTGTGCCGCCACGCTTTCGTGGTCGTATTGTGTTAACGCGTGACCCAGATGGGGAAGAGCGTTGTGTGGCATGTAACCTATGTGCGGTTGCGTGTCCAGTTGGCTGTATCTCACTACAAAAAGCAGAAACAGAAGATGGACGTTGGTATCCGGAATTTTTCCGCATCAACTTTTCACGTTGTATTTTCTGCGGTATGTGTGAAGAAGCTTGTCCAACAACTGCAATTCAGCTCACACCAGACTTCGAGTTAGGCGAATACGTACGTCAAGACCTTGTTTATGAGAAAGAAAACTTACTCATTTCAGGTCCGGGAAAATACCCAGACTACAACTTCTACCGTGTAACGGGTATGGCGATTAACGGTAAAGAGAAAGGTCAAGCACAAAAAGAAAGTGCACCAATCGATGTACGGAGTCTATTACCATGA
- the nuoN gene encoding NADH-quinone oxidoreductase subunit NuoN, with protein MNFTVSFATLMPLAPVMIVALTTIVVMLLISIKRNHNLIATASVVGLNLAALYILFAVFGGKFVPANVMGMFMVDPFTMFYQFMILIAALACCTLSHAYIETYKDNREELYLLLLASVAGAMLMVASSHYASFFISLELMSIPVYGLLAYTYQRSSSLEAGIKYLVLSATASAMLLMGMAYIYAYTGSLSFYDSVQALFGAIKQPMVLLGLALIIFAVAFKLSLAPFHKWTPDVYAGAPAPMATFLATAAKVATIGLFVRYMLASGAIMVDSLVTILTIIAVLSILVGNLLAVRQVNLKRILGYSSIAHFGYLLIALISMTYASLGSVTVYVVSYVLTTIGAFGAVALMSSPYNNVDEAQSLADYRGLFWRRPVLTATLTVMMLSLAGIPLTAGFIGKFLVVMAAVTTQHWFLAAMIIVGSGIGLYYYLRVMVVMYMTPPETPRIDADAHWGQKVGGLMVLAAAALVIILGVYPDPMINLALKAEILSPLHFMLSQQH; from the coding sequence ATGAACTTCACAGTATCATTCGCTACGCTTATGCCTTTAGCTCCGGTGATGATTGTTGCTTTAACAACAATCGTCGTCATGCTGTTAATTTCAATTAAGCGTAATCATAATTTAATCGCAACAGCTTCTGTTGTTGGTTTAAACCTCGCTGCACTTTATATTTTATTTGCGGTATTTGGCGGTAAGTTTGTACCGGCAAATGTGATGGGCATGTTTATGGTTGATCCATTTACCATGTTCTATCAATTTATGATTTTGATTGCGGCTTTGGCTTGTTGTACTTTGTCTCACGCTTACATCGAAACCTATAAAGACAACCGCGAAGAACTCTATCTTTTGTTACTTGCTTCAGTAGCAGGTGCAATGTTGATGGTTGCAAGTTCTCACTATGCATCGTTCTTCATTAGCCTTGAGTTAATGTCGATCCCTGTATACGGCTTACTTGCTTATACTTATCAACGTAGTAGTTCACTTGAAGCTGGTATTAAATATCTTGTACTTTCAGCGACAGCTTCTGCAATGTTGTTGATGGGTATGGCATATATCTATGCATATACTGGTTCACTTTCATTCTATGATTCTGTACAGGCTTTATTTGGCGCAATTAAACAGCCAATGGTGTTATTAGGTTTAGCACTCATTATCTTTGCTGTTGCGTTTAAATTATCGCTTGCGCCGTTCCATAAATGGACACCAGATGTATATGCAGGTGCACCAGCGCCAATGGCAACTTTCTTAGCGACTGCTGCTAAAGTTGCAACCATTGGTTTGTTCGTGCGCTATATGCTTGCTTCAGGCGCAATTATGGTGGATTCGTTAGTCACTATTTTGACAATCATTGCAGTATTGTCGATTTTAGTTGGTAACTTACTCGCTGTTCGTCAAGTTAACTTAAAACGTATCCTTGGTTATTCATCTATTGCTCATTTTGGTTATTTGTTAATTGCTTTAATTAGCATGACTTATGCGAGCTTGGGTAGCGTAACTGTATATGTGGTGTCTTACGTATTAACAACTATCGGTGCTTTTGGTGCTGTAGCGTTAATGTCTAGCCCATATAACAACGTAGATGAAGCACAAAGTCTTGCGGACTACCGTGGTTTGTTCTGGCGTCGTCCAGTACTTACAGCAACTTTAACAGTCATGATGTTATCTTTGGCTGGTATTCCATTAACAGCAGGCTTCATTGGTAAGTTCTTGGTTGTAATGGCTGCTGTAACAACTCAGCACTGGTTCTTAGCTGCCATGATTATTGTGGGTAGTGGTATTGGTTTGTACTATTACTTACGTGTGATGGTTGTAATGTATATGACACCACCAGAAACTCCTCGTATTGATGCAGATGCTCATTGGGGTCAAAAAGTAGGTGGTTTAATGGTATTAGCTGCTGCTGCATTAGTTATTATTTTGGGTGTATATCCAGATCCAATGATTAATTTAGCATTAAAAGCAGAAATTTTATCTCCATTACATTTCATGCTTTCACAACAACACTAA
- the nuoJ gene encoding NADH-quinone oxidoreductase subunit J yields the protein MWPFYLMALVAIVSTVRVVTNTNPVHALLSLIVSLLAVAGIFMIVGAPFAGALEIIVYAGAIMVLFVFVVMMLNLGQHTVEQERKWLSSDAWAYPALMSFLLGLLLVWMLGGEYTTISAPLGAQVIGPKVVGQALFTHYLLLVEVAAMLLLAALVAAYHLGKREPGAEEEKE from the coding sequence ATGTGGCCGTTTTATTTGATGGCACTCGTGGCCATCGTTTCTACGGTTCGTGTAGTGACTAACACGAACCCTGTACACGCTTTACTTAGTCTAATCGTTTCATTGCTTGCTGTTGCTGGTATTTTCATGATCGTGGGGGCGCCTTTTGCAGGTGCTCTTGAAATCATCGTTTATGCCGGAGCAATTATGGTTCTGTTTGTATTCGTTGTGATGATGCTTAACTTAGGTCAACACACCGTTGAACAAGAACGTAAATGGCTTTCTTCAGATGCTTGGGCATATCCAGCACTCATGAGTTTCTTACTCGGTTTGCTTTTAGTTTGGATGCTTGGTGGTGAATACACCACTATTTCAGCACCGCTTGGGGCACAAGTGATTGGACCAAAAGTCGTTGGTCAAGCACTCTTTACTCACTATTTATTATTGGTTGAAGTTGCCGCGATGTTATTGCTAGCAGCCCTTGTTGCAGCATACCACTTAGGTAAACGTGAACCAGGTGCAGAAGAGGAAAAAGAATAA
- the nuoH gene encoding NADH-quinone oxidoreductase subunit NuoH, giving the protein MNQEIIRQTPLWAENWPIAYAVVQAVVILLVVVLVAALMSFIERRLLAWWQDRYGPNRVGPGGMFQIVADMLKIMFKEDWTPKFADKLTFRLAPAVAMATAVLSFMVIPVSPSLGVADMSIGLLFFMAMAGIAVYAVLFGGWASNNKYSLLGGLRSAAQTISYEVFLGISLMGVVAIAGSFNLREIVEAQRDVWFVIPQFLGFLIFVVAGVAVTHRHPFDQPEAEQELAEGYHVEYGGMKWGMFFVAEYVNVVLISALIVTLFFGGWLAPFNLEIPFVPPVFWFVIKTAFFVMMFVLARGSLMRPRYDQVMNFGWKICLPLALVNLLVTGAVILMNQA; this is encoded by the coding sequence ATGAATCAAGAAATTATACGTCAAACGCCACTTTGGGCTGAGAACTGGCCAATCGCCTACGCTGTAGTTCAAGCAGTTGTGATTTTGCTTGTTGTCGTTTTAGTTGCAGCGTTGATGTCTTTCATTGAACGTCGTTTACTTGCTTGGTGGCAAGACCGTTATGGTCCGAACCGTGTTGGTCCTGGTGGTATGTTCCAGATCGTTGCCGACATGCTTAAGATCATGTTCAAAGAAGACTGGACACCAAAATTTGCTGACAAACTTACATTCCGTTTAGCACCAGCTGTTGCAATGGCAACAGCGGTTCTTTCATTCATGGTAATCCCGGTGAGTCCTTCACTGGGTGTTGCTGACATGAGTATCGGTTTGTTGTTCTTCATGGCAATGGCTGGTATTGCAGTCTATGCAGTATTGTTTGGTGGCTGGGCTTCAAATAACAAATACTCATTGCTTGGTGGTTTACGTTCGGCTGCTCAAACCATTTCTTATGAAGTGTTCTTGGGTATCTCATTGATGGGTGTGGTTGCAATTGCAGGCTCATTTAACCTTCGTGAAATTGTTGAAGCACAACGCGATGTTTGGTTCGTTATTCCACAATTCTTAGGTTTCTTGATTTTTGTGGTTGCTGGTGTTGCGGTAACTCACCGTCATCCATTTGACCAACCAGAAGCAGAACAAGAATTGGCTGAAGGTTACCATGTTGAATATGGTGGTATGAAATGGGGTATGTTCTTCGTTGCTGAATATGTCAACGTGGTACTTATTTCTGCATTGATCGTAACTTTATTCTTCGGTGGTTGGTTAGCACCATTCAATTTAGAAATTCCATTTGTTCCGCCAGTATTCTGGTTTGTGATTAAAACAGCGTTCTTTGTAATGATGTTTGTTTTGGCTCGTGGTTCTTTAATGCGTCCACGTTATGACCAAGTCATGAACTTTGGTTGGAAAATTTGTTTGCCATTGGCGTTGGTCAACTTGTTAGTGACTGGTGCTGTGATTCTGATGAATCAGGCCTAG
- the nuoK gene encoding NADH-quinone oxidoreductase subunit NuoK, translated as MGQIPLEHGLIVATILFALGFYGVMVRRNLLFMLMSLEVMMNAAALAFVLAGSVWAQPDGQVMFILILTLAAAEACIGLAIVLQFYHRFHHLDVDAASEMRG; from the coding sequence ATGGGCCAGATTCCTTTAGAACATGGTTTGATTGTTGCAACCATCCTTTTTGCACTCGGTTTTTACGGTGTAATGGTGCGACGCAACCTATTATTTATGTTAATGAGCCTTGAGGTCATGATGAATGCTGCTGCATTGGCATTTGTTCTTGCGGGTAGCGTATGGGCACAACCAGATGGACAAGTAATGTTCATTCTGATTTTGACCCTTGCAGCAGCAGAGGCATGTATCGGTCTTGCGATTGTCCTTCAGTTCTATCATCGCTTCCATCATTTGGATGTGGATGCTGCTAGTGAGATGCGCGGATGA
- the nuoL gene encoding NADH-quinone oxidoreductase subunit L → MSYLYLTVLFPLIGFILLAAGRDKLSENVAAIIGVGSVGLSALFALIAGMAFTTSGQQVFVQNLWTWFNVGGFAPGISLHLDGLSLLMMGMVTGVGFLIHIFASWYMRGEEGYARFFSYFNLFVASMLVLVLGDNLALLFLGWEGVGLCSYLLIGFYYANPANGWAAIKAFTVTRVGDVFLLIALFLLYQQFGTLNTQYIVEHAAEVMTKSSSLTIWTALMLFLGAAGKSAQIPLQTWLADAMAGPTPVSALIHAATMVTAGVYLCCRLFSVFELAPEVMQFISVTGAVTLLVAGFAALVQTDIKRILAYSTMSQLGYMFMAVGAEAYQAGLFHMLAHAFFKALLFLSSGAVILAYHHEQNIFKMGGLFKRNKFLFACFAIGGGALAAIPFLTIGFFSKDAILGEVWVQGQSVALYHTLYWVGVAGAFLTSIYTFRLIWVVFFGQENTPYHEIKGATYWAPLGILAVLSTFVGAVLKAPVAGILNTAKIPEFHVAEQFVEGMHGAEHLAVGIALVGLVVGIALFTFAYGAVKSFAQTSLGSGLAHICRTAFGFDALYDIVFVKPYLFFAKIFGRDPIDSLWLVLPALVKGGNSFTSSRQTGSLREYASSMSLGVVVLLMILIVIQVVGK, encoded by the coding sequence ATGAGTTATTTATATCTAACAGTATTATTTCCGCTAATCGGTTTTATTTTGTTGGCGGCGGGACGAGACAAACTCTCTGAAAATGTTGCAGCAATTATTGGTGTAGGTTCTGTAGGTTTATCTGCATTATTTGCACTGATTGCTGGAATGGCATTTACCACAAGTGGTCAGCAAGTTTTTGTTCAAAATCTGTGGACATGGTTCAATGTTGGTGGTTTTGCACCAGGCATTAGCTTACATTTAGATGGCTTATCTTTACTCATGATGGGCATGGTGACAGGTGTTGGTTTCTTAATCCATATCTTTGCATCATGGTACATGCGCGGTGAAGAAGGTTATGCGCGTTTCTTCTCTTATTTCAACCTGTTTGTTGCTAGCATGCTTGTGCTTGTATTGGGCGACAACTTAGCGTTGTTATTCTTAGGTTGGGAAGGTGTAGGTCTTTGCTCTTATTTGCTTATCGGTTTCTATTATGCAAACCCTGCAAATGGTTGGGCTGCGATCAAAGCATTTACAGTTACCCGCGTAGGTGACGTATTCTTACTTATCGCTTTATTCTTGCTTTACCAACAATTTGGCACGCTGAATACTCAGTACATCGTTGAACACGCAGCAGAAGTAATGACGAAGAGCTCGTCACTTACAATCTGGACTGCATTAATGTTGTTCTTGGGTGCTGCTGGTAAATCTGCGCAAATTCCATTGCAAACATGGTTGGCAGATGCAATGGCAGGTCCAACGCCTGTTTCTGCATTAATCCACGCTGCAACAATGGTAACGGCTGGTGTGTACTTATGCTGCCGTCTATTCAGCGTATTCGAACTTGCTCCTGAAGTGATGCAATTCATTTCAGTAACTGGCGCGGTAACTTTGTTAGTTGCAGGTTTTGCTGCACTCGTTCAAACAGACATCAAACGTATCTTGGCTTACTCAACAATGAGTCAGTTGGGTTATATGTTTATGGCTGTAGGTGCGGAAGCGTATCAAGCTGGCTTGTTCCACATGTTGGCTCACGCATTCTTTAAGGCATTATTATTCTTGTCTTCTGGCGCGGTGATTTTGGCTTACCACCATGAGCAAAACATCTTCAAAATGGGTGGTTTGTTCAAACGTAACAAATTCCTGTTTGCTTGTTTCGCGATTGGTGGCGGTGCATTAGCAGCGATTCCATTCTTGACCATTGGCTTCTTCTCTAAAGATGCGATTCTTGGTGAAGTTTGGGTACAAGGTCAATCAGTTGCCCTATATCACACCTTATATTGGGTGGGTGTAGCAGGTGCATTCCTGACTTCAATCTATACATTCCGTTTAATCTGGGTTGTATTCTTTGGTCAAGAAAACACGCCTTACCATGAAATTAAAGGCGCAACTTACTGGGCTCCATTGGGCATTTTAGCTGTACTGTCTACTTTTGTAGGTGCCGTATTAAAAGCGCCTGTAGCTGGTATTCTTAATACTGCAAAAATTCCTGAATTCCATGTGGCTGAACAATTTGTTGAAGGCATGCATGGGGCAGAGCATTTAGCAGTAGGAATTGCGCTAGTTGGTTTAGTTGTTGGTATAGCATTATTTACATTTGCTTATGGTGCAGTGAAATCATTCGCTCAAACAAGTTTGGGTTCAGGTTTGGCACATATTTGCCGTACCGCTTTTGGTTTTGATGCATTGTATGACATCGTTTTTGTTAAACCTTATTTATTCTTCGCCAAAATCTTTGGCCGTGACCCGATTGACAGTTTGTGGTTAGTTCTTCCTGCACTTGTTAAAGGCGGAAACAGTTTTACAAGCTCACGTCAAACCGGTTCATTGCGTGAATACGCATCAAGTATGTCACTCGGTGTAGTGGTGTTATTGATGATCTTGATCGTTATTCAGGTAGTGGGGAAATAA